The Novosphingobium terrae genome has a window encoding:
- a CDS encoding inorganic phosphate transporter translates to MNATLATPTAPVARADLDKGLGTAGKLGFLAAMLVGIGYVASSVYSDASAAGVHATAFLPYALLFIALLIALGFEFVNGFHDTANAVATVIYTNSMPANVAVVWSGFFNFMGVLVSTGTVAFGIISLLPVELILQVGAGQGFAMVFALLIAAILWNLATWFFGIPNSSSHTLIGSVIGVGVANALLHGRSGTSGVDWTQAANIGRALLFSPILGFIMAGALFFVARALVRVPALYREPQNGNPPPLWIRILLIGTCTGVSFFHGSNDGQKGMGLIMLILIGTVPTAYALNRAVPSAYEAQFHTGSAAAAAALAAHSGNAKPAANAEKAVETYIATKEKTADTVASLGALVSDIDSQVKGYGSLARVPATATRNMRNDMYLASEGLKLAAADKSIGFSDAEAKALTAYKGSLDKGTRFIPTWVKVAVALALGLGTMVGWKRIVVTVGEKIGKTHLTYAQGAAAEITAMATIGMADAFGLPVSTTHVLSSGVAGTMAANGSGLQASTLRNMALAWVLTLPCSILISGVLYVILSAIF, encoded by the coding sequence ATGAATGCCACCCTTGCCACTCCAACCGCGCCTGTCGCCCGGGCCGACCTCGACAAGGGGTTGGGCACCGCCGGGAAGCTCGGCTTTCTGGCCGCCATGCTGGTCGGCATCGGCTATGTCGCGTCCAGCGTCTACAGCGATGCCAGCGCGGCGGGCGTGCATGCCACCGCCTTCCTGCCCTATGCCCTGCTGTTCATCGCCCTGCTGATCGCACTGGGCTTTGAATTCGTGAACGGCTTCCACGACACCGCCAATGCCGTGGCCACGGTGATCTACACCAATTCGATGCCCGCCAATGTCGCGGTCGTCTGGTCGGGCTTCTTCAACTTCATGGGCGTGCTGGTCTCCACCGGCACGGTGGCCTTCGGCATCATCTCGCTGCTGCCGGTCGAGCTGATCCTGCAGGTCGGCGCGGGTCAGGGCTTTGCCATGGTCTTCGCCCTGCTGATCGCGGCGATCCTGTGGAACCTGGCCACCTGGTTCTTCGGCATTCCCAACTCCAGCTCGCACACGCTCATCGGTTCGGTGATCGGCGTGGGCGTCGCCAATGCCCTGCTGCATGGCCGCAGCGGCACCTCGGGCGTGGACTGGACTCAGGCCGCCAACATCGGCCGCGCCCTGCTCTTCTCGCCGATCCTCGGCTTCATCATGGCCGGCGCGCTGTTCTTCGTGGCCCGCGCTCTGGTCCGCGTGCCCGCCCTCTATCGCGAGCCCCAGAACGGCAACCCGCCGCCGCTGTGGATCCGCATCCTGCTGATCGGCACCTGCACCGGCGTCAGCTTCTTCCACGGTTCGAACGACGGTCAGAAGGGCATGGGCCTGATCATGCTGATCCTGATCGGCACCGTCCCCACCGCCTATGCCCTGAACCGCGCCGTGCCCTCGGCCTATGAGGCGCAGTTCCACACCGGTTCCGCCGCTGCCGCCGCCGCTCTGGCTGCGCATTCCGGCAATGCCAAGCCTGCTGCCAATGCCGAAAAGGCCGTCGAAACCTACATCGCCACCAAGGAAAAGACCGCTGACACCGTCGCCTCGCTGGGCGCTCTGGTCAGCGACATCGACAGCCAGGTGAAGGGCTATGGCTCGCTGGCCCGCGTGCCCGCCACCGCCACCCGCAACATGCGCAACGACATGTATCTGGCATCGGAAGGCCTCAAGCTGGCCGCTGCCGACAAGAGCATCGGCTTCTCGGATGCCGAGGCCAAGGCTCTCACCGCCTACAAGGGCTCGCTCGACAAGGGCACGCGCTTCATCCCCACCTGGGTGAAGGTCGCCGTGGCTCTTGCGCTGGGCCTGGGCACGATGGTGGGCTGGAAGCGCATCGTCGTCACCGTGGGCGAGAAGATCGGCAAGACCCACCTGACCTACGCTCAGGGCGCCGCTGCCGAAATCACCGCCATGGCCACCATCGGCATGGCCGACGCCTTCGGCCTGCCGGTCTCCACCACCCACGTCCTCTCCTCGGGCGTGGCGGGCACCATGGCCGCCAATGGTTCGGGTCTGCAGGCCAGCACGCTGCGCAACATGGCGCTGGCCTGGGTGCTGACCCTGCCCTGCTCGATCCTGATTTCGGGCGTGCTCTACGTGATCCTGTCGGCGATTTTCTAA
- a CDS encoding MFS transporter translates to MDSPLPDTPIAQVDTRGVPVGLVHLALAMGGFAIGTTEFATMSLLPPMAAGLGVDAPTAGHVISAYALGVVIGAPLLAVLGAKLARRTLLILLMAAFCLFNALSAIAPDYHWMLAFRFLSGLPHGAYFGVAALVAASLVPTGKRAQAVGRIMLGLTIATTIGVPVASWLGQVMSWRWGFGVVAILALLCAAMVAIFVPHDKPDADINPLRELDALRNGQVWLTLAVGAIGFGGMFCVYTYLASALENVTHASPATISLIFAIFGVGMTLGNMFVPRFADRALMPTAAALLVWSALWLALYPLAVHSLWAMVVVIFAIGCGGAMGSILQTRLMDVAGEAQSLAAALNHSAFNTANALGPWLGGLAIAGGYGWASTGLVGAALAIGGLLILILAMRLEARDASSDATACEAC, encoded by the coding sequence ATGGACAGTCCCCTCCCTGACACTCCCATCGCCCAGGTCGACACGCGCGGCGTGCCCGTGGGTCTGGTGCATCTCGCTCTGGCGATGGGCGGTTTCGCCATCGGCACCACCGAATTCGCCACCATGAGCCTGCTGCCCCCCATGGCCGCCGGGCTCGGCGTCGATGCGCCCACGGCGGGCCATGTGATCAGCGCCTATGCGCTGGGCGTGGTGATCGGCGCGCCGCTGCTGGCGGTGCTGGGCGCGAAGCTGGCGCGGCGCACTTTGCTCATCCTGCTGATGGCCGCCTTCTGCCTGTTCAACGCCCTGAGCGCCATCGCGCCGGACTATCACTGGATGCTGGCCTTCCGCTTCCTCAGCGGCCTGCCGCATGGTGCCTATTTCGGCGTGGCCGCGCTGGTGGCCGCCTCGCTGGTGCCCACGGGCAAGCGCGCTCAGGCGGTGGGGCGGATCATGCTGGGGCTGACCATCGCCACCACCATCGGCGTGCCCGTGGCCAGCTGGCTGGGTCAGGTGATGAGCTGGCGCTGGGGTTTTGGCGTGGTCGCCATTCTAGCGCTGCTCTGCGCGGCGATGGTCGCCATCTTCGTGCCGCATGACAAGCCGGATGCCGATATCAACCCGCTGCGCGAACTCGATGCGCTCAGGAACGGGCAGGTCTGGCTGACTCTGGCCGTGGGCGCCATCGGCTTTGGCGGCATGTTCTGCGTCTACACCTATCTCGCCTCCGCGCTGGAGAATGTGACGCATGCTTCTCCGGCGACCATTTCGCTGATCTTCGCCATCTTTGGCGTCGGCATGACTCTGGGCAACATGTTCGTGCCGCGCTTTGCAGACCGCGCGCTGATGCCCACCGCCGCCGCGCTGTTGGTGTGGAGCGCGCTGTGGCTGGCGCTCTATCCGCTGGCGGTCCACAGCCTGTGGGCGATGGTGGTGGTGATCTTCGCTATCGGCTGCGGCGGCGCCATGGGCTCCATCCTGCAGACCCGCCTGATGGATGTGGCCGGAGAGGCGCAGAGTCTGGCTGCCGCGCTCAATCACTCGGCCTTCAACACCGCCAATGCGCTGGGCCCGTGGCTGGGCGGTCTGGCGATTGCGGGGGGCTATGGCTGGGCCTCGACAGGGCTGGTGGGCGCGGCGCTGGCAATCGGCGGCTTGCTGATCCTGATTCTGGCCATGCGGCTGGAAGCACGCGATGCAAGCAGCGATGCCACCGCTTGCGAAGCCTGTTAA
- a CDS encoding EipA family protein translates to MKRSVALVAGVVALSLVSGPVMAQSSQQGIDSDLVKPGQDDTQAQQPLPPASPAPQGSYNQGGYNSPTYNNAQPNSGYTSGQPYAPQQQAPGQAMPPANPTGPQGPGGTYHEDDLIGAATGVFGTGAKGLAEIIRGILKKQGEPDGYIVGREAGGAFVAGLRYGSGTLYHKIEGQRPVYWAGPSLGFDAGASAGKTFVLVYNLHNTDDLFHRYGAGEGQAYLVGGFHVSYLRRGDVVLIPVRMGVGLRLGVNGGYMKFTQKQTWLPF, encoded by the coding sequence ATGAAGCGCTCTGTCGCGCTGGTGGCCGGGGTGGTTGCACTGAGCCTGGTGAGTGGGCCCGTGATGGCGCAATCCTCTCAGCAGGGGATCGATTCCGATCTGGTCAAGCCCGGGCAGGATGATACGCAGGCCCAGCAGCCCTTGCCGCCCGCCAGCCCGGCGCCCCAAGGCAGCTATAACCAGGGTGGCTACAACAGCCCCACCTACAACAATGCGCAGCCCAACTCAGGCTACACTTCGGGCCAGCCCTATGCTCCCCAGCAGCAGGCGCCCGGTCAGGCCATGCCGCCCGCCAATCCCACCGGCCCGCAAGGCCCCGGGGGCACCTATCATGAGGACGATCTGATCGGTGCGGCCACCGGCGTCTTCGGCACCGGTGCCAAGGGGCTGGCCGAAATCATCCGTGGCATCCTCAAAAAGCAGGGCGAGCCCGATGGCTATATCGTCGGGCGCGAGGCAGGCGGCGCCTTTGTGGCCGGTCTGCGCTATGGCTCGGGCACGCTCTATCACAAGATCGAGGGGCAGCGCCCGGTCTATTGGGCCGGGCCCTCGCTGGGCTTCGATGCCGGGGCCAGCGCGGGCAAGACCTTCGTGCTGGTCTACAACCTCCACAACACCGACGACCTCTTCCACCGCTATGGCGCGGGCGAGGGGCAGGCCTATCTGGTGGGCGGCTTCCATGTCTCCTACCTGCGGCGCGGCGACGTGGTGCTGATTCCGGTGCGCATGGGCGTTGGCCTGCGGCTGGGCGTCAACGGCGGCTATATGAAGTTCACGCAAAAGCAGACGTGGTTGCCTTTCTGA
- a CDS encoding amino acid aminotransferase — MLTNLQQQPADALLALIKLHNADPRQDKIDLGVGVYRTDTGATPVFEAVKAAEKKLLEIQDSKAYLGPEGDMGFVHALMPYIFGKNDPSMGGRIDGMQAPGGTGAVRLAVALAKKAGIKRIWMGTPSWPNHAQIAADVGVEIKGYNHATKAGVADMQALRDAIAAAEPTDAIMLHGCCHNPTGIDYTNAEWDEIAGLIKAKGILPILDLAYQGLGQGMEEDAYGIRTVLAAVPEALIAYSCDKNFGYYRDRVGALYVLAAQADQIGAILSNGSALARANWSMPPDHGGAVVRLILEDEALTASWLNELDVMRARMSEVRAKLGGAGTQGSVDFTPFGTQNGLFSIVPLNGEQVLAMREKHGVYMAGSGRINVAGLTMGNIDKFIAAVADVTA; from the coding sequence ATGCTTACGAACCTCCAGCAACAGCCCGCCGACGCGCTTCTGGCGCTGATCAAGCTCCATAATGCGGACCCCCGCCAGGACAAAATTGACCTGGGCGTGGGCGTCTACCGCACCGACACCGGCGCCACGCCCGTGTTCGAGGCGGTGAAGGCCGCCGAGAAAAAGCTGCTGGAGATTCAGGACTCCAAAGCCTACCTCGGCCCCGAGGGTGACATGGGCTTTGTCCATGCCCTGATGCCCTATATCTTCGGCAAGAACGATCCTTCGATGGGCGGCCGTATCGACGGCATGCAGGCCCCCGGCGGCACCGGCGCGGTGCGTCTGGCTGTGGCTCTGGCCAAGAAGGCCGGCATCAAGCGCATCTGGATGGGCACGCCCAGCTGGCCCAACCACGCCCAGATCGCCGCTGACGTCGGCGTCGAGATCAAGGGTTACAACCACGCCACCAAGGCCGGTGTGGCCGACATGCAGGCCCTGCGCGACGCCATCGCCGCCGCCGAGCCGACCGACGCCATCATGCTGCATGGCTGCTGCCACAACCCCACCGGCATCGATTACACCAACGCCGAATGGGACGAGATCGCTGGTCTGATCAAGGCCAAGGGCATCCTGCCGATCCTCGACCTCGCCTATCAGGGTCTGGGTCAGGGCATGGAAGAGGACGCCTATGGCATCCGCACCGTGCTTGCCGCCGTGCCCGAGGCGCTGATCGCCTACAGCTGCGACAAGAACTTCGGCTACTACCGTGACCGCGTCGGCGCGCTCTATGTGCTGGCGGCTCAGGCTGACCAGATCGGCGCGATCCTGTCGAACGGTTCCGCGCTGGCCCGCGCCAATTGGTCGATGCCGCCTGATCACGGCGGCGCGGTGGTGCGTCTGATCCTTGAGGATGAGGCCCTGACCGCCTCGTGGCTCAATGAGCTGGACGTGATGCGCGCGCGCATGAGCGAAGTTCGCGCCAAGCTGGGCGGTGCGGGCACGCAGGGTTCGGTGGATTTCACCCCCTTCGGCACGCAGAACGGCCTGTTCTCGATCGTTCCGCTGAACGGCGAGCAGGTGCTGGCGATGCGCGAGAAGCACGGCGTCTATATGGCCGGCTCGGGCCGCATCAACGTGGCAGGGCTGACGATGGGCAACATCGACAAGTTCATCGCTGCGGTTGCGGATGTGACTGCCTAA
- a CDS encoding riboflavin synthase gives MFTGIVTAIGTIREAKQEGDLTAIITCPYDPEGIAIGASISCSGVCLTVVDKGGVKDDAWFTVNISGETLARSVPAHWHEGAKLNLETALKLGDELGGHIVTGHVDGVGSVVSISPIGDSLRFEIAAPQDLAPYIAAKGSITVNGVSLTVNEVVDQADGTCHFALNIIPHTAAVTTIGALAVGDQVNLEIDVLARYLKRMQALKG, from the coding sequence ATGTTCACCGGCATAGTCACCGCCATCGGCACCATCCGCGAGGCCAAGCAGGAAGGCGACCTCACCGCCATCATCACCTGCCCCTACGATCCCGAAGGCATCGCCATCGGCGCATCGATCTCCTGCTCGGGCGTCTGCCTGACCGTAGTTGACAAGGGCGGCGTCAAGGATGACGCTTGGTTCACCGTCAACATCTCGGGCGAGACTCTGGCCCGCTCCGTGCCCGCGCATTGGCATGAGGGCGCGAAGCTCAATCTGGAAACCGCGCTGAAGCTGGGCGATGAACTGGGCGGCCATATCGTCACCGGTCATGTCGATGGCGTTGGCTCGGTGGTGTCCATCAGCCCCATCGGCGATTCGCTGCGTTTCGAGATCGCCGCGCCTCAGGATCTGGCGCCCTACATTGCCGCCAAGGGCTCGATCACCGTCAATGGCGTGTCGCTGACGGTGAATGAAGTGGTCGATCAGGCGGACGGCACCTGCCATTTCGCCTTGAACATCATCCCTCATACCGCCGCCGTGACGACCATCGGAGCGCTGGCTGTCGGGGATCAGGTGAATCTGGAGATCGATGTGTTGGCCCGGTATCTCAAGAGGATGCAGGCTTTGAAGGGGTAA
- the ribD gene encoding bifunctional diaminohydroxyphosphoribosylaminopyrimidine deaminase/5-amino-6-(5-phosphoribosylamino)uracil reductase RibD, whose amino-acid sequence MRPEDQRWLAATARLAMRARPMCAPNPGVTALIVKDGRVIARGWTQPGGRPHAEAIALAAAGEQARGATMFVTLEPCAHKSSRGPACADLVSASRLARVVVGCADPDPRTAGFGMERIRAAGIAAELVDSPESRASLEGYLMQRRFGRPHVTLKLATSLDGCIALASGESQWITGPEARAHTHAMRARADAILVGGGTYRADAPRLDVRLPGLEDRSPERWVLTHGEVAEGWNALPAPQAITGMAHIQNLFIEGGAGAASAFLQAGLIDRILLYRAPIVIGGGRPSIGDIGLSHLADAHNRWQLSSRRQLGQDTLDIYEANPCSPA is encoded by the coding sequence GTGAGGCCTGAAGATCAGCGCTGGCTAGCCGCCACCGCAAGGCTGGCGATGCGCGCGCGGCCGATGTGCGCGCCCAACCCCGGCGTGACCGCGTTGATCGTCAAGGATGGCCGCGTGATCGCGCGCGGCTGGACCCAGCCCGGCGGCCGCCCCCATGCCGAAGCCATCGCCTTGGCCGCAGCCGGAGAGCAGGCGCGCGGCGCCACGATGTTCGTCACGCTGGAGCCCTGCGCTCACAAATCCTCGCGCGGCCCAGCCTGCGCCGATCTGGTCTCCGCCTCGCGCCTCGCCCGCGTGGTGGTGGGCTGCGCCGATCCCGACCCCCGCACCGCAGGCTTCGGGATGGAGCGCATCCGCGCCGCCGGGATTGCCGCCGAGCTGGTTGATTCGCCTGAATCGCGCGCCAGCCTTGAAGGCTATCTGATGCAGCGGCGCTTTGGCCGCCCGCATGTGACGCTGAAGCTGGCCACCTCGCTCGATGGCTGCATCGCGCTGGCCAGCGGCGAATCGCAATGGATCACCGGACCCGAAGCCCGCGCCCACACCCACGCCATGCGCGCCCGGGCGGATGCGATTCTGGTCGGCGGCGGCACATATCGCGCCGATGCGCCCCGGCTGGATGTGCGCCTGCCCGGCCTCGAAGACCGCAGCCCTGAACGCTGGGTGCTGACTCATGGCGAGGTTGCGGAAGGCTGGAACGCCCTGCCCGCTCCGCAAGCCATCACCGGCATGGCCCATATCCAGAACCTCTTCATCGAGGGCGGCGCCGGAGCGGCCAGCGCCTTTCTGCAAGCAGGTCTGATCGACCGCATTCTGCTTTACCGCGCGCCCATCGTCATCGGCGGCGGGCGCCCCTCCATCGGCGACATCGGCCTGTCCCACCTTGCCGATGCCCATAACCGCTGGCAGCTTTCATCGCGTCGCCAACTCGGCCAAGACACGCTCGACATCTACGAGGCAAACCCATGTTCACCGGCATAG
- a CDS encoding M48 family metallopeptidase — translation MAVLPDFLRRSLGKSAERQADVPPVIEIGGRQIPVTIRRLAQSRRMVMRLAPDASEIRISMPRWGRTAEALAFARSRALWLEAQLARHVAPAPLGDGANLPFRGVLLRIDHVAAAPRRPAVMDGTLRLGGPSEGLDTRIRRWLHAEAKSLFADDLAFYCARAKVALPTLALTNARSRWGSCSGKGIIRLNWRLIMAPDAVRRSVVAHEVAHLLHFDHSPRFHACLAKLFEGDIEEANRWLKRHGRGLYAILG, via the coding sequence ATGGCGGTTCTGCCTGATTTCCTGCGCCGCTCCCTCGGCAAAAGCGCCGAGCGGCAGGCCGATGTCCCGCCGGTGATCGAGATCGGCGGGCGACAGATTCCCGTCACCATCCGCCGTCTGGCCCAATCGCGGCGCATGGTGATGCGCCTTGCGCCGGATGCCAGCGAGATTCGCATTTCCATGCCGCGCTGGGGCCGCACCGCCGAGGCTTTGGCTTTCGCCAGATCGCGCGCGCTCTGGCTGGAGGCGCAACTGGCGCGCCATGTGGCGCCCGCACCGCTGGGCGATGGCGCCAACCTGCCCTTTCGCGGCGTGCTGCTGCGGATCGATCATGTCGCTGCAGCCCCGCGCCGCCCTGCCGTCATGGACGGCACGCTACGCCTCGGCGGACCGTCAGAGGGGCTCGACACCCGCATCCGCCGCTGGCTTCACGCCGAGGCCAAGTCGTTGTTCGCAGACGATCTGGCCTTCTATTGCGCGCGGGCCAAGGTGGCACTGCCCACGCTGGCGCTGACCAATGCGCGCTCACGCTGGGGCAGTTGCTCGGGCAAGGGAATCATCCGGCTCAACTGGCGGCTGATCATGGCGCCCGATGCCGTGCGGCGCAGCGTGGTCGCCCATGAGGTGGCCCATCTGCTGCATTTCGACCATTCTCCGCGCTTTCACGCCTGCCTCGCCAAACTGTTCGAAGGCGATATCGAGGAGGCCAATCGCTGGCTGAAACGCCATGGGCGTGGGCTCTACGCCATTTTGGGATAG
- a CDS encoding YcgN family cysteine cluster protein: MGEVKPFWEQPLHTLKRDEWEALCDGCGQCCLHKVEDDDTGDIYHTNVACKLLDLRSAQCSDYKNRRNFVPDCVRLTPRLAHTLPWLPDSCAYRLRAEDLPLPEWHYLVCGDRKAVHRAGFSVIGKAISEEIAGPLHQHIIWDGEPMEIEVVEDDEEKHGGSA; the protein is encoded by the coding sequence ATGGGTGAAGTGAAGCCTTTCTGGGAGCAGCCGCTCCACACACTCAAGCGTGACGAATGGGAAGCCCTGTGCGACGGCTGCGGCCAATGCTGCCTGCACAAGGTGGAGGATGACGACACCGGCGACATCTACCACACCAATGTCGCCTGCAAGCTGCTGGACCTGCGCAGCGCGCAATGTTCGGATTACAAAAACCGTCGCAATTTCGTGCCAGACTGCGTGCGGCTGACCCCGCGTCTGGCCCATACGCTACCGTGGTTGCCCGACAGCTGTGCCTATCGCCTGCGCGCCGAAGACCTGCCGCTGCCCGAATGGCACTATCTGGTCTGCGGCGACCGCAAGGCGGTGCATCGCGCGGGCTTTTCGGTGATCGGCAAGGCGATCAGCGAGGAGATTGCCGGACCGCTGCACCAGCATATCATCTGGGACGGCGAGCCGATGGAGATCGAAGTCGTCGAGGATGATGAGGAGAAACATGGCGGTTCTGCCTGA
- a CDS encoding SCO family protein, whose protein sequence is MTNAHPRRKSKAALLLGALMLSLSACGPSGTQAEKPPLADAQVGGPFTLIDKNGKTVRWSDFDGRYRIVYFGYTYCPDACPTDMAVIGHALEKLEKSHPALTPRVVPIFITVDPERDTPQIVGQFAAAFSPRVVGLTGPKAEIDKAAQEFAVYHDRGASTPGGGYLINHSRTVLLMGPKGEPVAILPADKGPDAMAAEIVKWVK, encoded by the coding sequence ATGACGAACGCCCACCCCCGACGCAAGTCCAAAGCCGCCCTTCTACTGGGCGCCCTGATGCTCTCGCTTTCCGCCTGCGGGCCGAGCGGGACGCAGGCCGAAAAGCCTCCGCTGGCCGATGCGCAGGTAGGCGGGCCTTTCACGCTGATCGACAAGAACGGCAAGACCGTGCGCTGGTCCGATTTCGACGGGCGCTACCGCATCGTCTATTTCGGCTACACCTACTGCCCCGACGCCTGCCCCACCGATATGGCGGTGATCGGCCATGCGCTTGAGAAGCTTGAGAAAAGCCATCCCGCGCTGACGCCCCGCGTGGTGCCGATCTTCATCACCGTCGATCCCGAGCGTGACACGCCGCAGATCGTCGGCCAGTTCGCCGCCGCCTTCTCGCCGCGCGTGGTGGGGCTCACCGGCCCCAAGGCGGAGATCGACAAGGCGGCGCAGGAATTCGCGGTCTATCATGATCGCGGCGCCTCCACGCCGGGCGGCGGCTATCTCATCAACCACAGCCGCACCGTGTTGCTGATGGGGCCGAAGGGCGAGCCCGTCGCCATCCTGCCCGCCGACAAGGGCCCCGACGCCATGGCCGCCGAGATCGTGAAATGGGTGAAGTGA
- a CDS encoding ankyrin repeat domain-containing protein, with the protein MLRSGLFGALALAMVAGGAQAQNFSKGYKFLESVRNNEMSDVNNTLSEPGNQIINTHDISTGDTALHILAARRDTPWINYFLARGADPNAKNNKGETPLVTAANIGYNEGVELLLNSGARPDESNATGETPLMSAVHRRDVGMVRLLLKAGANPDRSDSAGRTARDYAKLEDRSGNLTNEIDANAKKQAGSGRSSYGPSLP; encoded by the coding sequence ATGCTGCGTTCTGGTCTGTTTGGCGCTCTGGCGCTGGCCATGGTGGCAGGTGGGGCGCAGGCCCAGAATTTCTCCAAGGGTTACAAGTTCCTCGAGTCGGTGCGCAACAATGAGATGAGCGATGTGAACAACACGCTCTCCGAGCCCGGCAACCAGATCATCAACACCCATGACATCTCCACGGGCGACACCGCGCTGCACATCCTTGCCGCGCGTCGTGACACGCCCTGGATCAATTATTTCCTGGCGCGCGGCGCCGATCCGAACGCGAAGAACAACAAGGGCGAGACGCCTTTGGTGACTGCCGCCAACATCGGTTACAATGAAGGTGTGGAGCTGCTGCTCAACTCTGGCGCCCGCCCCGACGAATCCAATGCGACCGGCGAGACCCCGCTGATGTCGGCGGTGCATCGCCGCGATGTGGGCATGGTGCGTCTGCTGCTGAAGGCCGGCGCCAATCCGGACCGTTCGGACAGCGCTGGCCGTACTGCGCGCGACTATGCCAAGCTGGAGGATCGCTCGGGCAATCTGACCAATGAGATCGACGCCAATGCCAAGAAACAGGCAGGCAGCGGTCGTTCCTCCTATGGGCCTAGCCTGCCATGA
- a CDS encoding COQ9 family protein, which translates to MSAAVAASDLPLDDVRLLLAPAIADAAAFDGWSEAAVRAAAQQLGVNGDVAAYAFSEGPMAMIEALAASVDVAMAQALPAEVLATMKIRQRIRALVAFRLEAQAGREEALRRVLSIMADPRHLAAATKLGWRSADAIWRLAGDTAVDINHYTKRATLAGVYAATLAVWVDDHSEGKAETLAFLDRRIDGIMRFEKAKAQLFRADREHFSLVRLLGRLRYPAP; encoded by the coding sequence ATGAGCGCTGCTGTCGCCGCATCTGATCTGCCGCTCGATGATGTGCGGCTGCTGCTGGCCCCCGCCATCGCCGATGCCGCCGCCTTTGACGGCTGGAGCGAGGCGGCGGTGCGTGCCGCCGCGCAGCAACTGGGCGTGAACGGCGATGTCGCGGCCTATGCCTTCTCCGAAGGGCCGATGGCGATGATCGAGGCGCTGGCCGCCTCGGTCGATGTGGCGATGGCACAGGCGCTGCCCGCCGAGGTGCTGGCGACGATGAAGATCCGCCAGCGCATTCGAGCGCTGGTCGCCTTCCGTCTGGAAGCGCAGGCCGGGCGCGAGGAGGCGCTGCGCCGCGTTCTCTCGATCATGGCCGATCCGCGCCATCTGGCCGCCGCGACAAAGCTGGGCTGGCGCAGTGCCGACGCCATATGGCGTCTGGCGGGCGATACGGCGGTGGACATCAACCATTACACCAAGCGCGCCACGCTGGCGGGCGTCTATGCCGCGACTCTGGCGGTGTGGGTTGATGACCACAGCGAGGGCAAGGCCGAAACGCTGGCCTTCCTCGACCGGCGGATCGATGGGATCATGCGGTTTGAAAAGGCCAAGGCCCAGCTCTTCCGCGCCGATCGTGAGCATTTCAGCCTGGTGCGCCTGCTGGGCCGCCTGCGTTACCCGGCACCCTGA
- a CDS encoding FeoA family protein, giving the protein MDSVTTLPPVTLDNLPLETPARILAVDWSALVAEEAQRLRALGIDVGARITVAHRGIWAGRDPLAIMVGRMTVALRRVHAKAMTVEAI; this is encoded by the coding sequence ATGGATTCCGTCACGACTCTGCCGCCTGTCACGTTGGACAATCTGCCGCTGGAAACGCCCGCGCGAATCCTTGCTGTCGATTGGTCGGCTCTGGTGGCGGAAGAGGCGCAGCGTCTGCGGGCGCTGGGCATCGATGTGGGTGCGCGCATCACCGTGGCGCATCGCGGCATCTGGGCCGGGCGCGATCCGCTGGCGATCATGGTCGGCCGCATGACGGTGGCGCTGCGCCGCGTGCATGCCAAAGCCATGACGGTCGAGGCGATCTGA